CCTGCGCTTctcgccgtgtgtgtgtgtgtgtgtggacgaggCAGGGTAGGTTGCGTGAGGTGACTGGAACAACAATCAGACCCATTTCTGAGTGTCCAATGTCGTCCACTGAGCCTTCTGTCAAAGCGTGCGCCGGTCCAGTGAAGGACTGGacagcagggtgagggcagggtgtGGGGATGGATGTCAGTAGTCGGTGATCAAGGGGAACAGTCACTTTCTACCTTCGGGTTTTGGAACCTTCCGGGGGTACAGCCTTACTTCTTGGCCTTGCCCTGGGCAGCCACGGCCTCCATGGCCTTGCGCACGGTCTCCTCGTCACCCAGGAACCGCATGGGGCCCACGGGCTTCAGGTCCTTGTCCAGCTCGTACACGATGGGGATGCCAGTGGGCAGGTTCAGCTCCATGATGGCGGCGTCAGACAtgcctgagaggagagggcggaTGAACGGACAGGTCAGACAGAAATCTAAATTCAGCCCTGTAGCAGGGCGACGCGGCTGCTCTCATTGAGACAGCTCACCGTAACCAGTGAGTGAACAGTTACGACGCTAGTTAGGACGCTTGTGAATGTAATCGCGTGTGGCGAGTcagatggttgagcggttagggaatcgggctgttagtcagaaggttgctagttcgattcccagccgtgcccaatgatgttgtgtccttgggcaaggcacttcaccctacttgcctcctagaaatgtccctgtactaattgtaagtcgctctggataagagcgtacgctaaatgtaatgtataaatTTATGCCCATTCCATTGGCAAGCGTGCAGTCCTCTGAAGGGTTACATCCACACTTCTATTTCATTTGGCCCACTTGAAATGGGCTTCCTCTCAGCCTTCGACAGCCCTGACTTGGCCCTGCAACCCTGTCTGCACCAGCCCCGTATCCCCGCCCTGACACTTCTGGAGAATGTACGACCTTTAGTGCCGAAAGGTCGTGGCCGTAACGAGACCCGAGTCTATGGCCTTCaccactgtctgtgtgttagaGCCAGGGCTATTTATAGACCCTCTCTAATCtgggaatgtgagtgtgtgacttaAATGTATTTGCGTTTATGTCATTCAATGCATTAGTGTTCTGTAGACTGATTATTAAAAGTCTGTTTTATACGTGggacatgacctctgaccttttgcTTGCATGCTATGCCATTTCCAAATGAACCCTGACCCCCAGCCCCTCTGGTAATTGAACCATGACATTCTCCCCTATTCTATTTCCGCTCTCTTAATCTACTCTATACCCCCACAAACAACCCCCAAAACATTCACCTTCTAAATGCTTGACGATGCCGCGGAGGCTGTTGCCGTGGGCGGCGATGATGACGTTCTTGCCGGCCTTGATCTCGGGCGCGATGACGTCGTTCCAGTACGGCAGGGCGCGGGCGATGGTGTCCTTGAGGCTCTCGCACGTTGGCAGATCACCTGCCTTCAGGTTCTTGTAGCGCCTCGACTGGTGAGAAGGCGGGGGGGAAACAGAAGGCATGTAGGCATTTACTCTGCCTGTTTCTGACCAGTTTGACCAATCTCACGCATCGATTTGTCAAGCGTCATCCATATCCAGTTCAGATTCAAGACAAACGCCTTGGGTATTTGACTGTATCATAACATTTTCGTCCGTCTTTCTCGACTTCAAGTTGCACCCACACATCATTACATATAATCACATCCACACAGTCATGCGAAGACTGCTTTATGTATGTGTGATGGATCCCGTGCCCCCCTCgcagaagcccctccccccctcacctcgctGATGATCTTGTGGTAGGCGTGGTCCTTGTCCATGGGGGGCGGCGGGGTGTCGAAGGAGCGCCTCCAGATCTTCACCTGCTCCTCGCCGTGCTTCTCCGCCGTCTCCGCCTTGTTCAGCCCCGTCAGGCCGCCGTAGTGGCGCTCGTTCAGCCGCCACGTGCGGTGCACGGGCAGCCACATCTGGTCCGTGGTCTCCATGATGGTCCACAGGGTCTTGACGGCCCTCTTCAGGACGGACGTGTAGCACACGTCGAACTTCATGCCGGCGTCCTTGACGGCCTGGGCGCCGCGCCGCGCCTCCTCCACGCCCTTCTCGCTGAGGTCGGCGTCGAACCAGCCGCAGAAGCGGTTTTCCTGGTTCCAGGCGCTCTCGCCGTGGCGCACGATCACCAGGCGATGGGCGGCGGTCATGTTTGGAGGCTTTTTTCCCCCCGACGCTTAGAGATCACCGATAATCCAAACGCACGAGGCTCTGCTACCAACAGTGAACCCCAAGCAGACATGCCCCACTCTTTTTATAGCATGCTGGAATGTGGCCCCCCCCACATAACAGACAGGCCTTCACCGTGCTCAACCAATAAGGAGCTTTCACCTTCTGACTGACATTGTGCGTGAGCCAATAGGCTTGAACCTCCTGTGGACCAGAGGGGTGGGTTCCAGCTAGGAAGGCCAGAGGTCAGGGATTGGGCCAAAATAGCAACATGACTTTTAAACTGAGAGCTGTGGAATAAAAGTGTAAAGATCAGAGTTGGCTGATGTTGTACTGGAGAGCGTCTGAGGGAGTTAACCTCACCCtgaaatacagttacattattaacCTTCATCCATTACTTGTAAATGGATGACATTGGATTTAGTACAACCCACTCAGGGATGACAACTAAAACAAAACCATTCTATCAACACATCCTCAACACCCCCCTGAACACATGCACTTGCTTCAGACAGTATTTGCCCTAAAGTATGTTGTTGCTATTGGCATTTTAGCCAGTGCAGCATTGGTACAGCGTGTGGCAAATAAAACATTCTACAATAACCACAGAAAATACCTGCCGCTGTCTAGATAAATCCTCCGACATCGGAGACCAGTTCAGGTGCATTTGCTGACGCTAAATCGGACTCAAAAAGCCAAATCCGAGCCCAAGCTTCAAACGCCAATCACAATTTGATCCTCATGGACAAATGAGGTAATACAAGTAATACAACATATCTAAATACAATATGAATGGGTATCTGGGCTGGTAGCCAGGCAGGCAATCACGTACAGAAGCCTAATCCTTCGGAAGAGGTCAGGTTATTgcactgcagagagacagagaaccctCCGAGGGCTGCAGCAGAGGAGCTGAGCTGGAGAGAAGCGCCGGGGAGGGAATACAGAGGGGCGGAATTTGTAAGTGGTTGAAAGGGAGGGTgtgagacagaaaagagaggggtgtcgggggtgtgtgcgtgtgtgtgtgtgtgtgtgtgtgtgtgtggggggggggggggggtgctgagtGAACACAGCTGTAGGTGTGACTCAGCAGCTCCTCTAAGACAagctcctgcccccccaccccccacccctcccaccccctccctctccgcccaTGCTGAGGCTGAAAGGTGAGAGGACTGTATGCCTTGTTCAGGAATTGACGtgacatgtaaaaaaaaacacatccgCCAGCATCTCTCTAAACCTGCACTAACAGATTATATGCAGCCTTTAGAAAAAGGTGAAACTGTCTAAATCACACAAACCACCTATCTTGAATAAAGCAATGCATAAAAAAGAATAGATAAATGAATAGATGCACTAAATAGATGCATTAACTGACTATTGTACAGTCCCACATATTGCTGAAAATATCACAGTATCCTTTATTGATACTTTTAATTAAAATTGTCAGTAGCTACCATACTTAGCAAGTGAATATGTAGTGCCCCATCGAATCTTATAACCTAACCTGCTTTTGTTTGAAATCACTACAGGGCTTTTAAGGTCATAGATGCAGTTTTCTTAATGGCCAGCAGGGGATGTGCTGTGTCATTGTACAGAGAACTGTTCGTGTGAGTGTTACAGCATAACCAGGACACCCCACTCAGAGGACGACTGCAGCCGCTTGGACTAAATGAGTCCGTGCTACAGTATGTTATGAACCGATCCACTCGTTGCAAATTAGTCAAAAAGAAAAATGCCTCTCATCCTCATCATGAGTCAAGGTCGCTCTTGTTgaccaaaaaaagaaacaaggcAAAGAGTTTCACACCTCACTGAAACTCCTGTGGTTCAATATAGTTATATCCTCTGTAAATCTGCATCCATAGCTTTACCTCTTTCCCTCGCCctacttttccctctctctctctctctctctctctctctctctctctctctctctctctctctctctctctctctctctctctctctctctctctctctctctctctctctctctctctctctctctctcactcccactgGTCtacctcgccctccctccctcgccgtGTTGCAGTGTAAGCCTATCGAACCCGCATAGCCACAgagttcgggggggggggggggggggggagggggggggggggggaaggtgccTGCGTCAGAGAGCCGATCCCTCCTGCTATATAAGCTGGTACCACTGCAGCAGAAACTTCAGTCTGGGCTTGCACCTGAGCCCCTCGCACACCCCCGTCaggcacagagggagaggaccCCCGGCACAGCCATGAGTAGCATCGCCTATGACCCCTACTACTCCACCTCCTCGTACCGCCGCTGGTACGTGGAGGGAGCCCCCCGAGGGGCCGTGAACAGGGGGAGGTCCCGCTCGGTCCACTCCTCCcacgcctcccccctctcctccatgacCTCCCGGCTGCAGTACTCCTCCCCTGGCCGGAtgcttcactcctcctcctccggcgcctcctcctcccaggcct
This is a stretch of genomic DNA from Osmerus mordax isolate fOsmMor3 chromosome 20, fOsmMor3.pri, whole genome shotgun sequence. It encodes these proteins:
- the pgam2 gene encoding phosphoglycerate mutase 2, which codes for MTAAHRLVIVRHGESAWNQENRFCGWFDADLSEKGVEEARRGAQAVKDAGMKFDVCYTSVLKRAVKTLWTIMETTDQMWLPVHRTWRLNERHYGGLTGLNKAETAEKHGEEQVKIWRRSFDTPPPPMDKDHAYHKIISESRRYKNLKAGDLPTCESLKDTIARALPYWNDVIAPEIKAGKNVIIAAHGNSLRGIVKHLEGMSDAAIMELNLPTGIPIVYELDKDLKPVGPMRFLGDEETVRKAMEAVAAQGKAKK